A part of Brachybacterium faecium DSM 4810 genomic DNA contains:
- a CDS encoding O-acetylhomoserine sulfhydrolase (PFAM: Cys/Met metabolism PLP-dependent enzyme~TIGRFAM: OAH/OAS sulfhydrylase), translating into MTDDPAERTPSMTPDIVPTPTPHGADAATGRGPGLATRQIHAGYTPGTPQNTVTVPIYQSVAYEFDDFASARDTFALSRPGNIYSRNGNPTNAVLERRVADLEGGAGALALGSGQAAVAVALLALVAAAGPGPHHFVASNKLYGGTSDLLGDSFADLGIEVTFVDPLDTAAWAAALRESTRGVFLESIGNPVLTVPDLRAIAEIAHAAGVPVVVDNTMATPVLLRPLEHGADIVVHSATKYLGGHGTAIAGVIVDGGTFDFTARPGRWPALTEPSARFGGIVFTDAFDGQDGRTPYLVLARAKSVHDLGPTLAPGSASQILLGIETLELRVRRQTQTALELARFLDGLDEVERVHHPGLAGHPEHELVRRLLPEGIGSVFSFDLAGGPDVVETFIDALELFALVANIGDVRSLVVHPATTTHSRLDAAGRADAGIGLATIRLSIGLEDPDDLRADLAHALQAVTRARAVAAGPATR; encoded by the coding sequence ATGACGGACGACCCCGCAGAGAGGACCCCCTCGATGACCCCCGACATCGTCCCGACCCCGACCCCGCACGGCGCCGACGCCGCGACCGGCCGCGGCCCGGGCCTCGCCACCCGGCAGATCCACGCCGGCTACACCCCCGGCACGCCGCAGAACACGGTGACCGTGCCCATCTACCAGTCCGTCGCCTACGAGTTCGACGACTTCGCCTCCGCCCGAGACACCTTCGCCCTGTCCCGGCCCGGCAACATCTACAGCCGCAACGGCAACCCCACCAACGCCGTGCTCGAGCGCCGCGTCGCCGACCTCGAGGGCGGGGCGGGCGCGCTCGCCCTCGGCTCCGGGCAGGCGGCCGTGGCCGTGGCCCTGCTCGCGCTCGTGGCCGCCGCCGGCCCGGGACCGCACCACTTCGTGGCCTCGAACAAGCTCTACGGCGGCACCTCGGACCTGCTCGGCGACAGCTTCGCCGATCTCGGCATCGAGGTGACCTTCGTGGACCCCCTGGACACCGCGGCCTGGGCGGCAGCGCTGCGCGAGAGCACCCGCGGCGTCTTCCTCGAATCGATCGGCAACCCCGTCCTCACCGTGCCGGACCTCCGCGCGATCGCGGAGATCGCCCACGCCGCCGGCGTGCCCGTCGTCGTCGACAACACGATGGCCACCCCGGTGCTGCTGCGCCCGCTCGAGCACGGGGCCGACATCGTGGTCCACTCCGCCACCAAGTACCTCGGCGGCCACGGCACCGCGATCGCCGGCGTGATCGTGGACGGCGGCACCTTCGACTTCACCGCCCGGCCCGGCCGCTGGCCCGCGCTCACCGAGCCCTCCGCCCGCTTCGGCGGGATCGTGTTCACCGACGCCTTCGACGGGCAGGACGGCCGCACCCCCTACCTGGTGCTGGCCCGCGCCAAGAGCGTCCACGACCTCGGACCCACCCTCGCCCCCGGCAGCGCCTCGCAGATCCTGCTGGGCATCGAGACGCTCGAGCTGCGGGTGCGGCGGCAGACGCAGACCGCGCTCGAGCTGGCCCGCTTCCTCGACGGCCTGGACGAGGTGGAGCGCGTGCACCATCCCGGGCTCGCGGGGCATCCCGAGCACGAGCTCGTCCGCCGCCTGCTGCCCGAGGGGATCGGCAGCGTGTTCTCCTTCGACCTGGCCGGCGGGCCGGACGTGGTCGAGACCTTCATCGACGCCCTCGAGCTGTTCGCCCTCGTCGCCAACATCGGGGACGTGCGCTCCCTCGTGGTCCACCCCGCCACCACCACCCACTCCCGCCTGGACGCGGCCGGACGGGCCGACGCCGGGATCGGCCTGGCCACCATCCGGCTCTCGATCGGGCTCGAGGACCCCGACGACCTCCGCGCCGACCTCGCCCACGCCCTGCAGGCCGTCACCCGGGCGCGCGCCGTCGCTGCCGGCCCCGCCACGCGCTGA
- a CDS encoding ABC-type dipeptide/oligopeptide/nickel transport system, ATPase component (PFAM: Oligopeptide/dipeptide transporter, C-terminal region; Binding-protein-dependent transport system inner membrane component; ABC transporter): protein MTTLRALLARPTAVAALAVLAVVAVLTLAGGLLAPHDPLAQNTAHVLAGPSATHPLGTDYLGRDILSRLLAGSRLSVLAALEAVLIALALGTSAALVAVFSVRPVRWLLERVFDAFMALPFITFAVAIGALLGNSIHAAMVAVGILAAPTFFRVVRAAALETAHTQYVEAARLLGVPVPRIILSHVLPRIVPVLLVTSASALAASLLVVASLTFLGVGVQPPTPTWGGMLSADLSYLAVRPANPVGPALAIMVTVAALGVLADRIRDVSTGAGTAPAADGGTASPDGSASTDADDEGSADALSTRTAADASVRTGDGEQPAPLPGSIGTADEPVEALVEIEDLHVEAGSGAQLVRGVSLRVPRGASVGILGESGSGKTMTVKSLLGVVPDGVCVTGGRLAFDGKELGEGAWTALHGRRIGTVFQDPATWFTPHLRIGTQVDEVLRHTLGLSRSEAATARRELLAHVGLREVERVAGQFPHELSGGMLQRILLAIAVSGEPDLLVADEATTALDVTVQAEVLSLVRRLRHEHALTVLMISHDLAVLAHSCDHLYVFRHGVVVEEGPTAQVLHAPAHPYTRTLVADHTVFGIDAVCAAAGAAETPARQKEAAPL, encoded by the coding sequence ATGACCACCCTCCGTGCCCTGCTGGCCCGGCCCACCGCCGTCGCCGCCCTGGCGGTCCTCGCCGTGGTGGCGGTGCTGACCCTCGCCGGCGGGCTGCTCGCCCCGCATGATCCGCTCGCGCAGAACACCGCGCACGTGCTCGCCGGCCCTTCGGCGACCCACCCGCTGGGCACCGACTACCTGGGCCGCGACATCCTCTCGCGCCTGCTGGCCGGGTCGCGGCTGTCGGTGCTGGCCGCGCTCGAGGCGGTGCTCATCGCGCTGGCGCTCGGCACCTCCGCGGCGTTGGTCGCGGTGTTCTCGGTGCGGCCGGTGCGGTGGCTGCTGGAGCGGGTCTTCGACGCGTTCATGGCGCTGCCGTTCATCACCTTCGCGGTGGCGATCGGGGCGCTGCTGGGCAACAGCATCCACGCCGCGATGGTGGCGGTGGGGATCCTCGCCGCCCCCACCTTCTTCCGGGTGGTGCGGGCGGCGGCGCTCGAGACCGCCCACACCCAGTACGTGGAAGCGGCGCGGCTGCTGGGGGTGCCGGTGCCGCGGATCATCCTCAGCCATGTGCTGCCGCGGATCGTGCCGGTGCTGCTGGTGACCTCGGCGAGCGCCCTCGCGGCGAGCCTGCTGGTGGTGGCGAGCCTGACGTTCCTCGGGGTGGGGGTGCAGCCGCCCACGCCCACCTGGGGCGGGATGCTCTCGGCAGATCTGTCCTACCTCGCGGTGCGGCCCGCGAACCCGGTGGGCCCGGCGCTCGCGATCATGGTGACGGTGGCGGCGCTGGGTGTGCTGGCCGACAGGATCCGCGACGTGAGCACCGGCGCGGGCACCGCCCCGGCGGCCGACGGCGGCACCGCCTCCCCCGACGGCAGCGCTTCCACGGACGCCGACGACGAGGGCAGCGCCGACGCCCTCAGCACCCGCACCGCCGCCGACGCCAGTGTTCGCACGGGCGACGGCGAGCAGCCCGCCCCTTTGCCCGGCAGCATCGGCACGGCCGACGAGCCGGTGGAGGCGCTGGTCGAGATCGAGGATCTGCACGTCGAGGCGGGCTCCGGCGCGCAGCTGGTGCGCGGCGTGAGCCTGCGCGTGCCGCGCGGCGCGAGCGTGGGGATCCTCGGCGAATCCGGCTCCGGCAAGACGATGACGGTCAAGTCGCTGCTGGGGGTGGTGCCGGACGGCGTCTGCGTGACCGGCGGACGCCTCGCCTTCGACGGCAAGGAGCTGGGCGAGGGCGCGTGGACGGCGCTGCACGGGCGGCGCATCGGCACCGTGTTCCAGGACCCGGCCACCTGGTTCACCCCGCACCTGCGGATCGGCACGCAGGTCGACGAGGTGCTGCGCCACACGCTCGGCCTGTCCCGCAGCGAGGCGGCCACCGCCCGCCGCGAGCTGCTCGCCCATGTGGGGCTGCGCGAGGTGGAGCGGGTGGCCGGCCAGTTCCCGCACGAGCTCTCCGGCGGGATGCTGCAGCGGATCCTGCTGGCGATCGCGGTGAGCGGCGAACCGGATCTGCTGGTGGCCGATGAGGCGACCACCGCGCTGGACGTCACGGTGCAGGCGGAGGTGCTCTCCCTGGTGCGCCGGCTGCGCCACGAGCACGCGCTGACGGTGCTGATGATCTCCCACGATCTGGCCGTCCTCGCCCACAGCTGCGACCACCTCTACGTGTTCCGCCACGGCGTGGTGGTCGAGGAGGGCCCCACCGCTCAGGTGCTGCACGCACCCGCCCACCCCTACACCCGCACTCTCGTCGCCGATCACACGGTGTTCGGGATCGACGCCGTGTGCGCCGCCGCCGGCGCCGCCGAGACTCCGGCCCGACAGAAGGAGGCAGCACCGCTATGA
- a CDS encoding ABC-type dipeptide transport system, periplasmic component (PFAM: Bacterial extracellular solute-binding proteins, family 5 Middle), whose amino-acid sequence MMLQRPHGPAPVPQQPRLPRRALMSGALLGATALMTGCAASAQGRAALGAEPPTSPSALTWGWRLPSTWDSARGIGYDVHVLSLVYSGLTRLDPEGQLAPDLAQSWTYNEAGDAVTFHLRPGLTFSDGTAVDAAAVKAGLERSRDLPGATSAQSLAVIEEITADSATDVTLHLAGVNHQIPLLLAGLIGHLVSPAAIADGVELNVAPVGAGPFVLAEYVPGSHARLVRNPEHWNAEEILLEELRVVPRPAEAVTYAGLSSGQYDLAHVDDSQIEPLEQAGFRIAAGTCFNVHTIEVNNRHAPFDDPRVVEAFNRAIDRDAIVQSVLFGHGEADWQPFTRDLQGFDPELDRHWEHDVDRARDLLAEAGHTAPIAVTFHVLSEGDDLQTRIAEVVQAQAAEAGFDLTLEMAPPGSGQKAAHSYTLYMYSFSGRESPVQALEVLYDEAGWMNISEQHPEGFDEALDLVRRTPLDSPEYTPTLRAATRLAVVGATPHAWIANWNRAHAMNERVTGFTHCRHTQRFEGVGVRA is encoded by the coding sequence ATGATGCTCCAGCGGCCCCACGGACCCGCCCCGGTCCCCCAGCAGCCTCGACTGCCTCGGCGCGCACTGATGTCCGGTGCGCTGCTGGGCGCGACCGCGCTGATGACCGGCTGCGCCGCGAGCGCTCAGGGCCGTGCGGCGCTCGGCGCGGAGCCGCCCACCTCGCCCTCCGCGCTCACCTGGGGGTGGCGGCTGCCGAGCACCTGGGATTCCGCCCGCGGGATCGGCTACGACGTGCACGTGCTCTCCCTCGTCTACTCGGGGCTCACCCGCCTCGACCCGGAGGGGCAGCTCGCCCCGGATCTCGCCCAGTCGTGGACGTACAACGAGGCCGGCGATGCGGTGACCTTCCACCTGCGGCCGGGCCTGACCTTCAGCGACGGCACCGCGGTGGACGCCGCCGCGGTCAAGGCCGGCCTCGAGCGCAGCCGAGACCTGCCCGGCGCCACGAGCGCCCAGTCCCTCGCCGTCATCGAGGAGATCACCGCCGACTCCGCCACCGACGTGACCCTGCACCTGGCGGGCGTGAACCACCAGATCCCGCTGCTGCTGGCCGGGCTCATCGGCCACCTGGTCTCCCCCGCCGCGATCGCCGACGGGGTGGAGCTGAACGTGGCCCCGGTGGGCGCGGGCCCCTTCGTGCTGGCCGAGTACGTGCCCGGCTCGCACGCCCGCCTGGTGCGCAACCCGGAGCACTGGAACGCGGAGGAGATCCTGCTCGAGGAGCTGCGGGTGGTGCCGCGGCCGGCGGAGGCGGTGACCTATGCGGGGCTGAGCTCCGGCCAGTACGACCTCGCCCATGTGGACGACTCCCAGATCGAGCCGCTCGAGCAGGCCGGCTTCCGGATCGCCGCCGGCACCTGCTTCAACGTCCACACCATCGAGGTGAACAACCGCCACGCCCCCTTCGACGACCCGCGGGTGGTCGAGGCGTTCAACCGGGCGATCGACCGCGACGCGATCGTGCAGAGCGTGCTCTTCGGCCACGGCGAAGCGGACTGGCAGCCCTTCACCCGCGACCTGCAGGGCTTCGACCCGGAGCTGGACCGGCACTGGGAGCACGACGTGGACCGCGCCCGCGACCTGCTCGCCGAAGCGGGGCACACCGCCCCGATCGCCGTGACCTTCCACGTGCTCAGCGAGGGCGATGACCTCCAGACCCGGATCGCCGAGGTGGTGCAGGCACAGGCCGCCGAGGCGGGCTTCGATCTCACCCTGGAGATGGCCCCGCCGGGCTCCGGCCAGAAGGCGGCCCACTCGTACACGCTGTACATGTACTCCTTCTCCGGCCGCGAATCCCCCGTGCAGGCGCTCGAGGTGCTCTACGACGAGGCGGGCTGGATGAACATCTCCGAGCAGCACCCCGAGGGTTTCGACGAGGCGCTCGATCTGGTGCGCCGCACCCCGCTGGACTCCCCCGAGTACACCCCGACCCTGCGGGCCGCGACGCGGCTGGCGGTGGTGGGGGCGACCCCGCATGCGTGGATCGCGAACTGGAACCGCGCGCATGCGATGAACGAGCGGGTCACCGGCTTCACGCACTGCCGGCACACGCAGCGCTTCGAGGGCGTGGGGGTGAGGGCATGA
- a CDS encoding glycine/D-amino acid oxidase, deaminating (PFAM: FAD dependent oxidoreductase) → MNSLPASSTSAAGLSRGSSAAPESVIVLGGGALGASIATHLAQAGASVTLATAGELCDGASSRSLSWLNSAGDRSPAYHALRVHGIDRYRTLFAADPSCEWLRFSGGLWWGTDASSAATHDRHAGEIGRGYASELLDRGEVARRFPDLDTGVIAPEAIVNPGEGWVSLPHLVEHLAAKLRDLGGTITTGLGPCSLIVEDGRAIGIRDQRGAEHRAGAVVVACGAKTPAVMNRAGVDIPDGSPLSMMVTTDPVDAEAPVMNTPRAAVRPNPGGSFCVDHDWYVGDIVEHEDGTCTIDESIVAELLEEASRLFAGGVSLTAARWAAGRKPIPGDGEPVLGAVGALPGCYVAFTHSGATLALIAGEMVTHEVMTGNRHPMLASFSPDRFAS, encoded by the coding sequence ATGAATTCACTTCCCGCTTCCTCCACCTCCGCTGCTGGTCTCTCCCGCGGCTCGAGCGCAGCTCCCGAGAGCGTGATCGTGCTCGGAGGGGGAGCTCTAGGCGCCTCGATCGCCACCCACCTCGCGCAAGCCGGTGCCTCAGTGACGCTCGCGACCGCAGGCGAGCTGTGCGACGGTGCGTCCAGCCGATCGCTGTCCTGGCTGAACTCCGCAGGTGACCGCAGCCCCGCTTACCATGCCCTGCGCGTGCACGGCATCGATCGGTACCGCACCCTGTTCGCTGCGGATCCCTCTTGCGAGTGGCTGCGGTTTTCAGGCGGCCTCTGGTGGGGCACCGACGCTTCCTCCGCCGCCACCCACGACCGGCACGCCGGCGAAATTGGACGCGGCTACGCCTCCGAGCTGCTCGACCGGGGAGAGGTCGCGCGCCGCTTCCCTGACCTCGACACGGGGGTCATCGCCCCGGAAGCAATCGTCAACCCCGGCGAAGGCTGGGTATCGCTCCCCCATCTTGTCGAACACCTCGCGGCCAAGCTCCGCGACCTCGGCGGCACGATCACTACCGGTCTCGGACCGTGCTCGCTCATAGTGGAGGATGGCCGTGCTATAGGGATCCGCGACCAGAGGGGAGCGGAGCACCGGGCCGGCGCCGTGGTCGTCGCATGCGGCGCCAAGACCCCTGCAGTGATGAACCGGGCCGGAGTGGACATCCCCGACGGGTCGCCCCTGTCAATGATGGTCACAACCGACCCTGTCGATGCCGAGGCTCCCGTGATGAACACGCCCCGCGCAGCGGTGCGCCCGAATCCTGGGGGCTCGTTCTGTGTCGATCATGACTGGTACGTCGGAGACATCGTTGAGCACGAGGACGGCACCTGCACCATTGACGAATCCATCGTCGCGGAGCTGCTTGAGGAGGCATCGCGCCTCTTCGCGGGCGGTGTCTCGCTGACTGCGGCGCGCTGGGCGGCCGGGCGGAAGCCCATTCCTGGCGATGGTGAGCCAGTGCTCGGCGCAGTCGGAGCGCTGCCCGGCTGCTACGTGGCCTTCACCCACTCCGGCGCGACGCTTGCTCTCATCGCCGGTGAGATGGTGACCCACGAGGTCATGACCGGGAACCGCCACCCGATGCTCGCGTCGTTTTCCCCGGACCGCTTCGCATCGTGA
- a CDS encoding ABC-type dipeptide/oligopeptide/nickel transport system, permease component (PFAM: Binding-protein-dependent transport system inner membrane component) translates to MRRLLLRALGRAVPVLLVTAAVTFLLGAFAKQEPAELLLGESATAEAVAALDHELGRDRPLLVQFGSWIVHALQGDLGQSWFTSIPVTATIAQRLPVSLSIAGLALLLAIALGAGAGILAALRRGSWIDTAVTVAASTLATLPPFVVSILLILVFGVAVPILPTGGFVPFTQSPAGWLACILLPAIALSLEAAADIARQLRTALVATYEENFVLGARLRGHSGARILLRHALPHAAGPALSVIGIQVPRLVGGAIIAEQIFSLPGLGLMAFEGATQGDMPVVLGAVMVTVVAVLASTFVIDLLLAALTPKERTAAPVERTFA, encoded by the coding sequence ATGAGGCGCCTGCTGCTGCGCGCGCTCGGCCGCGCCGTGCCGGTGCTGCTGGTCACCGCCGCCGTCACCTTCCTGCTCGGCGCGTTCGCGAAGCAGGAGCCGGCGGAGCTGCTGCTCGGCGAATCCGCGACCGCGGAGGCCGTCGCCGCGCTGGATCACGAGCTGGGCCGGGACCGGCCGCTGCTGGTGCAGTTCGGCTCATGGATCGTCCATGCGCTGCAGGGCGATCTGGGCCAGAGCTGGTTCACGAGCATCCCGGTGACGGCCACGATCGCACAGCGCCTGCCGGTGAGCCTGTCCATCGCCGGGCTCGCGCTGCTGCTCGCGATCGCCCTCGGCGCGGGGGCGGGGATCCTCGCCGCGCTGCGCCGCGGCAGCTGGATCGACACCGCCGTGACCGTCGCCGCGTCCACACTCGCGACCCTGCCGCCGTTCGTGGTCTCGATCCTGCTGATCCTCGTGTTCGGCGTCGCCGTGCCGATCCTGCCCACCGGCGGGTTCGTGCCCTTCACACAGAGCCCCGCCGGCTGGCTGGCCTGCATCCTGCTGCCCGCGATCGCGCTCTCGCTCGAGGCGGCGGCGGATATCGCCCGGCAGCTGCGCACCGCGCTGGTGGCGACCTATGAGGAGAACTTCGTGCTCGGGGCGCGGCTGCGCGGCCACTCCGGGGCGCGGATCCTGCTGCGCCACGCCCTGCCGCACGCCGCCGGCCCCGCCCTGTCGGTGATCGGCATCCAGGTGCCGCGCCTGGTGGGCGGCGCGATCATCGCCGAGCAGATCTTCTCCCTGCCGGGGCTGGGGCTGATGGCCTTCGAGGGCGCCACCCAGGGCGACATGCCCGTGGTGCTCGGCGCGGTGATGGTCACCGTCGTCGCGGTGCTGGCGAGCACCTTCGTGATCGATCTGCTGCTGGCCGCGCTCACCCCGAAGGAGCGCACCGCCGCCCCCGTGGAGAGGACCTTCGCATGA
- a CDS encoding flavin-dependent oxidoreductase, F420-dependent methylene-tetrahydromethanopterin reductase — translation MRFGYWTPVYGGFLRNVEDEGMPATWEYVKTVSTLADRLGFELTLVPELYLNDRKGPEAPSLEAWSLATAIAAVTENLEILTAIRPGYHNPQVTAKRLSTLADISADRLSLNVVAAWWAEEAAQFGGVFPSHDDRYVHCTEFVDALRGLWSETPYSQHGRYFDIDGAVVEPKPATLPAIYAGGESEGGREAIAAFADSYVTHGGTVEELRTKVADVTARRERLQGAGFDSIGMSAYVIIRDTEAEARAELERITTITPGSPGYASFEEFTKHSNLDVEVSAREYSVGTRALRPELVGTPEQVAEKIRAYEEAGVNLLLIQASPLHEELERIAADLIPLVSDTTARSLVPST, via the coding sequence ATGAGATTCGGCTACTGGACCCCGGTGTACGGCGGCTTCCTCCGCAATGTGGAGGACGAGGGCATGCCCGCCACCTGGGAGTACGTGAAGACGGTGAGCACCCTCGCCGACCGCCTCGGCTTCGAGCTCACGCTCGTGCCCGAGCTCTACCTCAACGACCGCAAGGGCCCCGAGGCGCCGAGCCTCGAGGCGTGGTCGCTCGCCACCGCCATCGCCGCGGTCACCGAGAACCTCGAGATCCTCACCGCGATCCGGCCCGGCTACCACAACCCGCAGGTCACCGCGAAGCGGCTATCCACCCTGGCGGACATCTCCGCAGACCGCCTCTCCCTCAACGTGGTCGCCGCCTGGTGGGCGGAGGAGGCCGCACAGTTCGGTGGGGTGTTCCCCTCGCATGATGACCGGTACGTGCACTGCACCGAGTTCGTCGACGCCCTGCGCGGGCTGTGGAGCGAGACCCCGTACAGCCAGCACGGCCGCTACTTCGACATCGACGGCGCCGTGGTCGAGCCGAAGCCGGCCACGCTGCCGGCCATCTACGCGGGCGGCGAATCCGAGGGCGGGCGCGAGGCGATCGCCGCCTTCGCCGACTCCTACGTGACCCACGGCGGCACCGTCGAGGAGCTGCGCACGAAGGTCGCCGACGTCACCGCCCGCCGCGAGCGGCTCCAGGGCGCAGGCTTCGACTCGATCGGGATGAGCGCCTATGTGATCATTCGCGACACCGAGGCCGAGGCGCGCGCAGAGCTCGAGCGCATCACCACCATCACCCCGGGCTCGCCCGGATACGCCTCCTTCGAGGAGTTCACCAAGCACTCGAACCTCGACGTGGAGGTCTCCGCACGCGAGTACTCCGTGGGCACCCGGGCGCTGCGCCCGGAGCTGGTGGGCACCCCCGAGCAGGTCGCGGAGAAGATCCGCGCCTACGAGGAGGCGGGTGTGAACCTGCTGCTCATCCAGGCCTCCCCGCTGCACGAGGAGCTCGAGCGCATCGCCGCCGACCTCATCCCGCTGGTCTCCGACACCACCGCCCGGAGCCTCGTGCCCTCGACCTGA
- a CDS encoding ATPase component of various ABC-type transport systems with duplicated ATPase domain (PFAM: ABC transporter; Oligopeptide/dipeptide transporter, C-terminal region), whose translation MTLTALTDSPALDAPTALAPSPARPVRAGSARPALAVHDLAIRYGAREVLRHVDLEVAPGEVVGLIGESGSGKTSLARSVLGLVPTAAGTVHVDGREVSRYSRAQWRAFRRAGHAQYVFQDPLSSLDGRFTARASVLEGARQAFPAAQAAEHAERALRTVGLDPSLWASRPAQLSGGQRQRVAIARALAVDPALLVCDEPVSALDASSRIEVVRTLGAVARAGTGILLISHDLSSLGAIADRVLVLHEGGIVEAGTAAEVLGAPQHPYTRRLIAAIPTLDRPPAPTAPALHPSLDTSH comes from the coding sequence ATGACCCTCACCGCCCTCACCGATTCCCCCGCCCTCGATGCCCCGACCGCGCTCGCCCCGTCCCCTGCGCGCCCGGTCCGCGCCGGCTCCGCCCGCCCGGCACTGGCCGTGCACGACCTCGCGATCCGCTACGGCGCCCGGGAGGTGCTGCGCCACGTCGACCTCGAGGTCGCACCCGGCGAGGTGGTGGGGCTGATCGGCGAATCCGGCTCCGGCAAGACGTCGCTCGCCCGCAGCGTGCTGGGCCTGGTGCCCACCGCCGCCGGCACGGTCCACGTGGACGGCCGCGAGGTGAGCCGCTATTCCCGCGCGCAGTGGCGGGCATTCCGCCGCGCCGGGCACGCCCAGTACGTGTTCCAGGATCCGCTGAGCAGCCTCGACGGCCGCTTCACCGCCCGCGCCTCGGTGCTCGAAGGAGCCCGGCAGGCCTTCCCCGCCGCGCAGGCGGCCGAGCACGCCGAACGCGCGCTGCGCACCGTGGGCCTGGACCCGTCGCTGTGGGCATCGCGGCCCGCGCAGCTCTCCGGCGGGCAGCGCCAGCGGGTCGCGATCGCCCGCGCCCTGGCCGTCGACCCGGCGCTGCTGGTGTGCGATGAACCGGTCAGCGCCCTGGACGCCTCGAGCCGCATCGAGGTGGTGCGCACCCTCGGGGCCGTGGCCCGCGCCGGCACCGGGATCCTGCTGATCTCCCACGATCTCTCCTCCCTCGGCGCGATCGCCGACAGGGTGCTGGTGCTGCACGAGGGCGGGATCGTCGAGGCCGGCACCGCCGCCGAGGTGCTCGGCGCGCCCCAGCATCCGTACACCCGCCGCCTCATCGCGGCGATCCCCACCCTCGACCGTCCCCCGGCGCCCACCGCGCCGGCCCTGCACCCGTCCCTCGACACCTCTCACTGA